A genome region from Deltaproteobacteria bacterium includes the following:
- a CDS encoding HAD family phosphatase: MPPLRAVIFDLGGVVMGSPLHAIAAYERELGIAPGSVNRLVVAAGPGGAWSRLERGELDLEAFYPAFDAECAGAGHPLSARTMMERIALAAQPRPRMLAAVRAIRSRGLRTGALTNNWQGDGTRERDWLATHFDAVVESAVEGLRKPDPRIYERALARLAVTAREAVFLDDIGRNLKPARALGMHTIKVDDPDAALAALEALLGFALREEGS, from the coding sequence GTGCCGCCCCTGCGCGCCGTGATCTTCGACCTCGGCGGGGTCGTGATGGGCTCGCCGCTCCACGCGATCGCCGCCTACGAGCGCGAGCTCGGAATCGCGCCGGGCAGCGTGAACCGGCTGGTGGTGGCGGCGGGGCCCGGCGGGGCCTGGTCGCGGCTCGAGCGGGGCGAGCTCGACCTCGAGGCCTTCTACCCCGCCTTCGACGCCGAGTGCGCGGGGGCGGGCCATCCCCTGTCGGCCCGCACGATGATGGAGCGCATCGCGCTCGCCGCGCAGCCCCGCCCGCGCATGCTCGCCGCCGTGCGCGCGATCCGGAGCCGCGGCCTGCGCACCGGCGCACTCACCAACAACTGGCAGGGCGACGGCACCCGCGAGCGCGACTGGCTCGCGACCCACTTCGACGCCGTCGTCGAGTCCGCGGTCGAAGGGCTGCGCAAGCCCGATCCTCGCATCTACGAGCGGGCGCTCGCGCGGCTCGCCGTGACGGCACGCGAGGCCGTGTTCCTCGACGACATCGGCCGCAACCTGAAGCCCGCGCGCGCGCTCGGCATGCACACGATCAAGGTCGATGATCCGGACGCGGCGCTGGCGGCGCTCGAGGCGCTGCTCGGGTTCGCGCTCCGAGAAGAGGGCTCGTAG
- a CDS encoding aspartate-semialdehyde dehydrogenase — translation MSQLLHVAIAGATGAVGAEFLRLLELRAYPIAKLTLLASKRSVGRTLRFRGEEIPVQELTPQAFQGVEHAFFSAGASQSKAFAQAAVDAGAVVIDNSSAFRYVDDIPLVIPEVNPDDAFRHAGIVANPNCTTIVALMALAPLHRAFGIERAVMSSYQAISGAGAQAMAELDRQVHDWAAGRPLEVKHQPKQIAFNVIPRIDAVQDNFYTKEEMKFVWEGRKILHHPALRATATCVRVPVFRSHAVSLNLELAKPATRAAALAALHAAPGLRVTDDPASEVYPTPLETSEQDDVFVGRVREDVSVPGGRGLALWVVGDQLGKGAALNAVQIGELLIRGR, via the coding sequence ATGTCCCAGCTCCTGCACGTCGCGATCGCCGGCGCCACGGGCGCCGTCGGCGCGGAGTTCCTGCGCCTGCTCGAGCTGCGCGCGTACCCGATCGCGAAGCTGACGCTCCTCGCCAGCAAGCGCAGCGTCGGGCGCACGCTGCGCTTCCGCGGCGAGGAGATCCCCGTCCAGGAGCTCACGCCGCAAGCCTTCCAGGGCGTCGAGCACGCGTTCTTCAGCGCGGGGGCGAGCCAGAGCAAGGCCTTCGCCCAGGCGGCGGTCGACGCGGGCGCGGTCGTGATCGACAACTCGAGCGCGTTCCGGTACGTCGACGACATCCCGCTCGTGATCCCCGAGGTCAACCCGGACGACGCCTTCCGGCACGCCGGGATCGTGGCCAACCCGAACTGCACGACCATCGTCGCGCTGATGGCGCTGGCGCCGCTGCATCGCGCCTTCGGCATCGAACGCGCGGTCATGTCGAGCTATCAGGCGATCAGCGGGGCGGGCGCGCAGGCGATGGCGGAGCTCGACCGGCAGGTGCACGACTGGGCCGCGGGGCGCCCGCTCGAGGTGAAGCACCAGCCGAAGCAGATCGCCTTCAACGTGATCCCCCGGATCGACGCCGTGCAGGACAACTTCTACACGAAGGAGGAGATGAAGTTCGTGTGGGAGGGCCGCAAGATCCTCCACCACCCGGCGCTGCGCGCGACCGCCACCTGCGTCCGCGTACCGGTGTTCCGCTCCCACGCGGTGTCCTTGAATCTCGAGCTCGCGAAGCCGGCGACGCGTGCGGCCGCGCTCGCGGCGCTGCACGCCGCGCCGGGCCTGCGCGTCACCGACGACCCCGCCTCCGAGGTCTACCCGACACCGCTCGAGACCAGCGAGCAGGACGACGTCTTCGTCGGCCGCGTGCGCGAGGACGTCTCGGTGCCGGGCGGCCGCGGCCTTGCGCTCTGGGTGGTGGGCGACCAGCTCGGCAAGGGCGCGGCGCTCAACGCCGTGCAGATCGGCGAGCTCCTGATCCGCGGGCGCTGA